In the genome of Schistocerca piceifrons isolate TAMUIC-IGC-003096 chromosome X, iqSchPice1.1, whole genome shotgun sequence, the window tcttcttcttcttttcattagCATTTACCCTGGCTAGTTAAGGGCTCCGTTGTACTCAAAATTTGATACATTTATTTTGTTTAACTTCGTGACTGGATGCGCTTCCTGTCACCGCAGTCATCAGTTATCTAAGGGAGGAAAGTTGTGTGAGCCACCTGTCTGTGAATTGGGTGTAAACTTTATTCTGTAGATGACCATATTTTAACTCTTTGTGTATTGTGATTTGAGAGATGAAAAGTTGGGACcagtccagcatttgccttaacaaGTGTGGGAACCTGCCTAAAACCCACATTGAGGCTAGTTGGTGCACCAGCCGCAGTTGTTAATCCACTGTGCAGGTTCAATCTAGGCCTGGCTCACCATTCTGTCTTCCAAACTAGTGTGCTTTATGCTATGCTGTACAATCAGGtcaatttttatatgttttaatgCTATTAAAACAGTTAACCATGTTTTCTGTTTCAGGTGGGCATCAACACAAAACTGCCATTGCGCTTTGTGTGGGGGATATTACCAGTAGATAATGGTGATTACCTCAATCCAGCGTCTCTTGGAAACCTGGTATTTGATCCAACTTTTGACATCGGAGCTCCAGAGTCCCAAGTGTGGTTGCTAGAGTTCTGTCGTAATTTAAGAGCGCAACAATTTTATCAGTCAACAAGAGGCCCACTATTGCCAAATTGTTTTATAGAATCTTTTATTTCTTGGATGCAACGACGTTGCCGAGATCCTATTAGTCATATTGACAGGACTCCGTGTTGTGAAACAGAGCAGTTTCCTTATGTACGAGAGGTATTTGAGTTGTGCATTGTCCACGCAATAAAAAGTCTATATGAAACACCAGTTGAAATTTTGATGCCAGGTATGGCTGGTCCAAAATTTTCTGCAGATCCTGGAAAGCAACATAAAATACAAGCAGTAGTTGTGGAATATGATAGTGTCCATTCTTTCTCCTTATCCTTTTCTGAAATGAATAAATTCTTCAATGAGGTGGAAAGTTGGATGCAAGAGCAGTTAGCAACTGCACCTCCAGGAATGGAGAATGGGTGGTTTGTAAGCGATTTAGATTTTTATGATCTTCAGTTGACATTGTCTAATGGTACACTTGTTGCAATTGTGGTGTCCATGGCTATTAGCTTATCTGTGATCCTTTTTGTCACTCTTAATCTTCTTGTAAGCTTATATGCTGTTATTACTGTAACAGCTATaatatcagttactgttggttcatTGGTGATTATGGGTTGGAAACTCAATATTCTGGAATCTGTTGCTGTAACAGTTGCAATTGGTTTGGCAGTAGATTTTAGTTTACATTACGGTGTTCATTATCGAATGTGCCCAGATGCAAAGGACAGAGTATCAgcagtttcctttgctctgtcaAGAATGAGTGGGCCAACTGCCATGGCAGCACTTaccacagcagcagcaggagcatttATGTTACCGTCATCAGTATTGGCTTACATACAGATTGGCATATTTCTTGTGGCAGTTATGATTGTAAGTTGGGTGTACTCAACATTTTTCTTTGGATCATTATTGGCTGTTTGTGGGCCACAACATGGATTTGGGCAATTTTCGTACTCTGATATGTGGAAGTTTTGCAGCAAAATATGGAGACCTGTAAATACGAAATCTGATGATGGAGTCAGTGAACCAAGTAATACTGGTGCTCCTTCTTATAACAATATGCTGTCAGAATCAACTTTGTCAACATCAAGTACAGCTGCACAAATTCATGTTTCGATTAGTGAAAGTCACGAGCTAGAAGCTCTAAGCACACACATCCATCAACTGCATCGTTCAGGCAGCCTCTCGGCAGTGTCAGTACCACTGATCCCAAAAGTAATTACTCGTCAGATCTCACTTCCTGCAGAACAGTCTGCATTGACCACAAACACAAATGATGAAAATGAAGGTGAACAATCGCGCAGTAGATATTAATCCTCATAATGAAGCTGGTCTTTTGTACTTAGTGTCTGCTAATAGTGACATATGGATATGTTCTCTCTTCCCCCGAAAAAAATTAAGTGTGATAGTTATGGAAAATTTGTCAGTATGGCATATGATCTACAACCAaatcttttgtacttattttttatatgtaacaagttttttttttaataagaagacTGCTTTTACAATTGGATGTTTGATACTGGAATAGTAAAGTTTGGGAAATGGAAAGAAGTCATTGATCTATCATCCACAAATAGTGGAGataccattttgtcatttttccGAGCCAGTCATGATCACACGTTCTGCTTGGCTACGGATATGTCGTCACCCTGTACATCAAGCATTATCTCAAATTTATGCCTTGTGATTGATGATCTCTTTTCATGTATCCCGACTGATATTTGTATAATGGTTTTGTTTACTGTCCATTTTTATTGTGCCTTGTAACACTGATGTTTTTTAAGTAGTTCAGTGTGTTCACTTTGAATCATGACCTGTGTGTTCTGTG includes:
- the LOC124721699 gene encoding protein dispatched isoform X2 — encoded protein: MCQIEKRLTEGEEFEKLCEKVSDEKCCPAWSLGNYIALLHNKSSCFNITENDVNLTLALLQYCAPYFYNLMLTPECTEERNEICQQVPPQCSQHNAVYNILYYLVDASFLPPNKSVSTLDNAMLILPFGRSSDTLDYYREIDSASLQYQDIKVTAMELGLKNTLFDMYLVQDTYLVGAGALFVLLCMWAYTHSLFVTFMTVVAILFSLGISYFVYTLVFELEFFPFMNILASVVAVGIGADDAFIFCKMWQCIKAERNSWTVVKLMEEALSNAALSMFVTSLTTAAAFYTSCVSYITAIRCFSIFAGTATLANFGMMVTWLPASVVVSEYWCCRSRFPFRWLRSENVCSCGGRFLSFDKLVVTVVLKFKYMWLTMLGILGLISVVIVFWWPRFSLPDTRDFQLFDSSHPFEQYELYYSEKFLFERINKVGINTKLPLRFVWGILPVDNGDYLNPASLGNLVFDPTFDIGAPESQVWLLEFCRNLRAQQFYQSTRGPLLPNCFIESFISWMQRRCRDPISHIDRTPCCETEQFPYVREVFELCIVHAIKSLYETPVEILMPGMAGPKFSADPGKQHKIQAVVVEYDSVHSFSLSFSEMNKFFNEVESWMQEQLATAPPGMENGWFVSDLDFYDLQLTLSNGTLVAIVVSMAISLSVILFVTLNLLVSLYAVITVTAIISVTVGSLVIMGWKLNILESVAVTVAIGLAVDFSLHYGVHYRMCPDAKDRVSAVSFALSRMSGPTAMAALTTAAAGAFMLPSSVLAYIQIGIFLVAVMIVSWVYSTFFFGSLLAVCGPQHGFGQFSYSDMWKFCSKIWRPVNTKSDDGVSEPSNTGAPSYNNMLSESTLSTSSTAAQIHVSISESHELEALSTHIHQLHRSGSLSAVSVPLIPKVITRQISLPAEQSALTTNTNDENEGEQSRSRY